In Heteronotia binoei isolate CCM8104 ecotype False Entrance Well chromosome 21, APGP_CSIRO_Hbin_v1, whole genome shotgun sequence, the DNA window AAGGGGGAGCAATGCCCTGGCTGTATTTGGGCAGCTGTTAGTGCTGTATGACTGTCTCAGCGGCACTAAATTgtattgagggagggagggagcttggCTCAGTTTTGTTgtagaaggaaagaaaaggataAAAGAAACTGTGCTGCTCATCATTCCATAGAAATTAGTTGCTTAAGATGTTCCAGTAGTGTGATTGGTATTTTGTGTTTCTGGAGCAGAAAACTTAAGAAGCTTTgggattaaaaacaaataaatggcAAGTTTAGTAGTACTGATAGTAGAGTGATTGTTcctattttactttttaaagaaaaatgggAAACTGATACAGTGCCTTCATCTTTTTACTGTCACACTGTTCTACTGCCTGCATGTGTCTTTGCTTAAACTTCTGAAGTGCAGtagcttttaaatatttttgtgtGGGCAGAGTATTAGCTAAACTGAAAACACAAGTGTAATTATCAGAGATATTGAAGTTCTGGGCTAATTCCAAACTATTACTATAATAGTTAAAGATCTATGACAATGTGAGCAGAGAAAGTTGTGAGGCTCTTTGCCGCAGAAATGTTACCCTTGCTTGCAAGTGTATAAATGTTGTGGTAACACCATGAGATGAACCCACGGAAAAGCATTGCCCATGACACTACTGTAAAGTATAAAGGGCACCTTTGTCCAATCCGGATGTGAGAGTCATATTCTTTTAGACTAGGCTTCTGTATGGCTCATTGCTATTGGTAGGAATTGTACATTCTGTTCTTGATTCCTTCCTCATGTAGTAACTGCACTGGAATATTTATAGGGCAGCATTAAATAAAATCTcagaattttaaatatataacattAAACCTGACACAATGCAGAAGACATTTCTCCTGTTCCTAAAACGTCACTGAGCAAAACTAGAATAATGACAGGACAGGATCTGAAATATTACTGGTGCTATTGATTATTTAATGGGAACATCCCTTAAATTGCTTGCTTATCTTAGAACAAGTTGATCATGTTAAATAGGAGTACAAACTGTCTAATGTTAATAATATGGCAGAGAAAGTTTGCTAGGGACCAAATTCTGGTCTTCTAAATCTGATAGAGTTACATTTGTTCCTAACATACTTTTTCCTTTGTTTGTAGAATAAGTTTATTCTAGTGAATGCTGTTTCACTTTGTTTTATAGGCTTCTGGAGTAACAGTGAATGATGAAGTTATCAAAGTTTTTAATGACATGAAAGTACGAAAATCTTCAACGCCAGAAGAGattaagaaaagaaagaaagcagttcTCTTCTGTTTAAGTGGTGACAAAAGACAAATAATTGTAGAAGAATCAAAGCAGATACTAGTTGGTGACATTGGTGACACAGTGGAGGACCCATACACAGCCTTTGTGAAGCTGTTGCCTCTGAATGATTGCCGATATGCTTTGTATGATGCAACATATGAAACAAAGGAGTCTAAAAAAGAAGACCTGGTATTTATATTCTGGTGTGTAAAACAAAGGATTATTGTTAAAACAGAATTTAGTGTCCAAACCTCAGTGGATTGAATAACAACTTTTCCCCCCGTCTGTAGGGCTCCAGAAAGCGCCCCTTTAAAAAGCAAGATGATCTACGCAAGCTCTAAAGATGCCATTAAAAAGAAATTCACAGGTATGAGCAGAAAATATTCCATATGGACAGAACTTTATTTAAGAAAATCGGAGTAATGATGTTTAAACCACTATTGAAGTTAGCAGGGTGTGCATGTATATAGCTTTGGTATTTTCAAGGCAGCTGTATAAACTACTTCTAGGAACTGAAAGTTTGAACAAGTGTACCTTTTGTTCATTTATCTCTTTCAGGTATTAAACACGAGTGGCAAGTAAATGGCTTGGATGATATTAAAGATCGTTCAACACTTGGAGAGAAACTAGGAGGCAATGTGGTAGTTTCACTTGAAGGGAAACCATTATAAAAGGACAGACAAGTGCCATCTGGAGCTTCCATTTCTGCAGATCATTCAATTGGAATAGCATTAGTCCTTTTTACGTCACCCACCTGGACCCTGTGCACCTGAAGGAGATATCGTTAAATTAAGCAGTCTACCAATGATTGCCATTAGACTGTTTTTAGAGCTGATCGTTTTATGTAGAATCCAAGGAATGCCTTTACATCATACTGCTAGAGAAAATTTACGATGTAGTATTCTTTGAAAATGTGTAGAATGAATGTGATAGTTGATGTGGATAGTCTAGACAAGCAATAAAAAGGTTTAAGCTAATTGACTGCAATTAAAGTATTGTCCAATGGTAGACTCTATTCAGTATTATTTACAGTTGCACTTGATTGCAGTTCCATGAAGCTGTTGTGCATTCATACACCTCACCTGCCTTGACAAGTCTTTTTTTTTGTGACATGGCGGCATACAACACTATGCATTTAAAGCACTTTTTTTGTAATGTTTGATTCTGTCCCCCCAATGCCAATTCTGTAATTGCTTCATCAGACTGTTGTGGTACCTCAGACTTCATTCCTGTTACATGCATAACTTTATAGATGAAGTGGGTGTTGGGATGCCTTCTGTTTTTGTGTTGAATGTACACTACTGAACAGGAGTGGGGACTGTCTGTTTACCTTGAAAGTTTTGCAACACTAAAAGATGTTTTGTAAAACATCAGTCATAATGGCCATTTCTGTATTAAAAAGGAGCCTTAAATGGAATGCTGTTTTTGAGATCAAATGTATTGGCTGCATAGCAGTAAAAATTGTGGCTTATTACAGAATGTTGCCTTGTTTTCATTGGAAATAGACTGAACTATGTTAAACATTTTGCACAGCTTTTCAAATACTACTTCTGGATACCCAAGGGTCACTTCAGTAATAAACCTGTCTTTATTTCTGACCCTGTTAGAATTATTTGAGTATGGAGATCTTTCCCCAAATCCCCACTCTTCTTTCTCTGTTGCCACTTTTAAGGAACTGTTGAGCCACCACCCTACAACTTACATTGGAAATGTGCAAGGGAAATAGTGCACTGTTACTGACTGCTATTAAAAGTTAAGTGTGCTAGTTTAACACTGTATAGACTTTCTTTTGTCTAAAGTCACAGGATAATTTCAGTTAACTTTTGTGCTAACAGGACTGGAGAGCCCTTGCAACTGAGTCTTGCATCAGGGACATGATTTGGCTGAGAGCCAAATACTGCTCTCCTTATAGAGAATTTGATCTGCTCTGTGCAAGCAGTCCTCCGTTAGCTAGAGCTATTTATGGCAAACACATGCTTTTGTATCTTGTCATCAGTTCTCCACAAATGGCAAAACTGGACATGATTCTACTGGTATGCGTAAAGGAACTCTGTTAGGCAGCCAATTGCTGCTGAAGTGTACATACCACAAGGAAGGAATGCTTTCATCAAAGGGAATAGGACCTGAAAACTGTTACGATTTCTTAAGAAGGCAGAAAACAGAAGCAAATTAACGC includes these proteins:
- the CFL2 gene encoding cofilin-2 yields the protein MASGVTVNDEVIKVFNDMKVRKSSTPEEIKKRKKAVLFCLSGDKRQIIVEESKQILVGDIGDTVEDPYTAFVKLLPLNDCRYALYDATYETKESKKEDLVFIFWAPESAPLKSKMIYASSKDAIKKKFTGIKHEWQVNGLDDIKDRSTLGEKLGGNVVVSLEGKPL